A single window of Sulfitobacter sp. JL08 DNA harbors:
- a CDS encoding 2-dehydro-3-deoxygalactonokinase, which produces MDNWAAAYVDGEHVTVWELQAEQVLACKDVPVTAFTDYAAKIQGPIIACGLPGPSRIVPCTPFETVGATSISSNIAAVPALAQHNPPAISSGLETVITGYLSVNPVFEGVICVHGAATLWAQISAGEVVSFQTFLTPELITALAGAQHPTDGFCDAVSDTLSHPDRLARQLSSARTMNAPDRVTGHLVGAELAAAKPYWLGQQIVMIGNLTDLYTKALQMQGAEVAVAPWEDMILNGLKVAYAVVAAVPDRPAN; this is translated from the coding sequence ATGGATAACTGGGCCGCAGCCTATGTCGATGGCGAACACGTCACGGTTTGGGAACTGCAGGCCGAACAGGTTTTGGCGTGTAAAGACGTGCCTGTGACCGCCTTCACCGACTATGCTGCAAAAATTCAGGGGCCGATCATCGCATGTGGTTTGCCCGGCCCTTCCCGCATCGTGCCCTGCACCCCGTTTGAAACAGTTGGCGCAACTTCGATCTCGTCCAATATCGCCGCCGTTCCCGCGCTGGCGCAACACAATCCGCCCGCAATCAGCAGCGGGTTGGAAACTGTGATCACCGGCTATTTGTCCGTGAACCCCGTTTTCGAAGGCGTCATTTGCGTACATGGCGCAGCAACCTTGTGGGCGCAGATTTCGGCGGGCGAAGTCGTCAGCTTTCAAACGTTCCTGACCCCTGAATTGATCACTGCTCTGGCCGGGGCGCAGCACCCGACCGACGGTTTTTGCGATGCCGTGTCAGACACGTTGTCCCATCCCGATCGTCTGGCCCGCCAGTTGAGCAGCGCCAGAACCATGAACGCGCCGGACAGGGTAACCGGCCATCTGGTCGGTGCGGAACTGGCCGCGGCAAAACCCTATTGGCTGGGCCAGCAGATCGTCATGATCGGGAACCTGACAGATCTATACACCAAGGCGTTGCAAATGCAGGGTGCCGAAGTGGCTGTTGCGCCCTGGGAAGACATGATCCTGAACGGGTTGAAGGTGGCTTATGCGGTGGTGGCCGCAGTCCCGGACCGCCCCGCCAACTGA
- a CDS encoding acyl-CoA dehydrogenase family protein produces MNFELTEERRMLQDSLRRFLADKYTTQVRNQILDSTAGLSATIWSQMADLGVIGALLGEDKGGFGGTGFDITTVFEELGRAGVVEPFLDTAILGAGLIAELGTDDHAGILEDVMAGSVHLAFAHGEPTSRYDLNIVATTAQNRGDHYVLNGRKSVVVNAEAADHLVVSARTSGDVDDQNGILLFLVPSDADGLELNGYPLISGGRAAEIVMDGLVLPQDALLGSEGNGFDAIEKCVAMANVALIAEALGAMETAARLTLDYLGTRTQFGRPIGSFQVLAHRMADVFIELKQARSAVILAAGHLEADRVTRERHVSAAKHLIGRVGKLVAEESIQMHGGIAMTQEYELAHIAKRIVMIDHRFGDTDHHLERFIALGADQLAGRSGTAATTA; encoded by the coding sequence ATGAATTTCGAACTGACCGAAGAGCGCCGGATGCTACAGGACAGCCTGCGGCGGTTTCTGGCGGATAAATACACAACGCAGGTGCGAAACCAGATACTGGACAGCACCGCGGGCCTGTCTGCGACGATCTGGTCCCAAATGGCAGATCTGGGCGTGATCGGCGCATTGCTTGGCGAAGACAAGGGCGGCTTTGGCGGAACGGGGTTTGACATTACAACCGTGTTCGAAGAACTGGGCCGCGCCGGTGTGGTCGAACCGTTTCTGGATACGGCCATTCTGGGTGCCGGTCTGATTGCGGAACTGGGCACCGACGATCACGCCGGAATTCTGGAGGATGTGATGGCCGGATCTGTGCATCTGGCATTTGCACATGGTGAGCCAACCAGCCGATATGATCTGAACATTGTTGCAACAACCGCGCAGAACCGAGGAGATCACTATGTTCTGAACGGGCGCAAATCGGTTGTGGTGAATGCCGAGGCGGCCGATCATCTGGTGGTGTCTGCCCGGACATCCGGTGATGTTGATGATCAAAACGGCATTTTGCTTTTCCTTGTTCCGTCAGATGCAGACGGGCTTGAACTGAACGGCTATCCGCTGATCAGCGGAGGGCGCGCAGCAGAAATCGTTATGGACGGTCTTGTGCTACCGCAAGACGCGTTGCTGGGCAGTGAGGGTAACGGGTTTGACGCAATCGAAAAATGCGTGGCTATGGCCAATGTTGCCTTGATCGCCGAGGCGCTGGGGGCGATGGAAACAGCCGCGCGGCTGACGTTGGATTATCTGGGCACCCGTACGCAATTTGGCCGTCCGATTGGTTCGTTTCAGGTACTGGCGCACCGAATGGCGGATGTGTTTATCGAACTGAAACAGGCGCGTTCGGCCGTGATTCTTGCCGCGGGCCATCTGGAAGCGGATCGTGTCACGCGTGAGCGGCATGTCAGTGCCGCGAAACATCTGATCGGTCGCGTGGGCAAACTTGTCGCCGAAGAGTCAATTCAGATGCACGGCGGTATCGCAATGACGCAGGAATACGAACTGGCGCATATCGCCAAACGTATCGTGATGATCGATCATCGGTTTGGCGACACCGATCATCATCTGGAACGCTTTATCGCGCTTGGTGCGGATCAGTTGGCGGGGCGGTCCGGGACTGCGGCCACCACCGCATAA
- a CDS encoding acyl-CoA dehydrogenase family protein → MDLSYSDKELAFREEVRAFLKAELPSDLSDKVRAGATLSKQDHDRWHAILHARGWLAINWPKTFGGAEWNAVQRHIFEEECARAYAPRVVPFGLTMLGPVLQKFGSKEQQDHWLPRILNGADWWCQGYSEPGAGSDLASLKTSAVHDGDHYVVNGQKTWTTLGQYANMIFCLVRTDPGVKQQEGISFLLIDMETPGIKVRPIILLDGSAEVNEVWFTDVRVPVENLVGEENQGWTYAKYLLTHERTNIAGTGFSAAGLDALKRIARAEVAGGRPLIENPLFAARIARVEIELMAMEITNLRMISKAASGQAPGVESSMLKVKGTIIRQEINDLTRRAVGPYAMPFVSEAIEGDNAGIGPDYARPVARQYFNNRKISIYGGSNEIQREIIAKTAMRGQTG, encoded by the coding sequence ATGGACCTGAGTTATTCTGATAAAGAACTGGCCTTTCGGGAGGAAGTGCGTGCCTTTCTGAAGGCTGAATTGCCATCAGACCTGAGTGACAAGGTGCGCGCCGGCGCAACCCTGAGCAAACAGGACCATGACCGTTGGCACGCGATCCTGCATGCGCGCGGATGGCTTGCCATAAACTGGCCAAAGACGTTCGGGGGTGCCGAATGGAACGCCGTTCAACGCCATATTTTTGAGGAAGAATGCGCGCGTGCCTATGCGCCGCGGGTGGTGCCGTTCGGTCTGACGATGCTGGGCCCGGTGTTGCAAAAATTCGGATCGAAGGAGCAACAGGATCATTGGCTTCCCCGTATCCTGAATGGCGCGGACTGGTGGTGTCAGGGGTATTCCGAACCCGGTGCCGGGTCTGATCTTGCATCGTTGAAAACCAGCGCCGTGCATGACGGCGACCACTATGTGGTGAATGGCCAGAAGACGTGGACGACACTGGGCCAGTACGCAAACATGATTTTTTGCCTTGTGCGGACCGATCCGGGGGTCAAGCAGCAGGAAGGCATATCGTTTCTGCTGATCGACATGGAAACGCCGGGTATAAAAGTGCGCCCTATCATCCTTCTGGATGGCAGCGCCGAAGTGAACGAGGTCTGGTTTACAGACGTGCGTGTGCCTGTCGAGAATCTTGTAGGCGAGGAAAACCAGGGGTGGACCTACGCCAAGTATCTTTTGACCCATGAACGCACGAACATCGCCGGTACAGGGTTTTCCGCGGCGGGCCTGGACGCCTTGAAGCGCATTGCCCGCGCCGAGGTTGCGGGCGGTCGGCCATTGATCGAAAACCCCCTATTTGCTGCGCGGATCGCACGGGTTGAAATCGAATTGATGGCGATGGAAATCACCAATCTGCGCATGATCAGCAAGGCGGCGTCAGGGCAGGCGCCGGGTGTTGAAAGCTCGATGCTGAAGGTCAAAGGCACGATCATCCGTCAGGAGATCAATGATCTGACACGCCGTGCGGTCGGGCCTTATGCGATGCCGTTCGTGTCCGAAGCGATTGAAGGCGATAACGCAGGCATCGGGCCGGATTACGCACGGCCGGTTGCAAGGCAATATTTCAACAACCGCAAGATTTCGATTTACGGCGGTTCGAATGAAATCCAGCGCGAGATTATCGCCAAGACCGCGATGCGGGGGCAGACAGGATGA
- a CDS encoding acetyl-CoA C-acyltransferase has translation MKQAVIVSTARTGLAKSFRGSFNITHGATMGGHAVSAAVERAGLDPNTIEDCIIGCGFPEGATGQNIARQIAIRAGLPVTVSGMTVNRYCSSGLQTIALAAQAIQAGAGPMIAGGVESISMVQPNTTPTPEAWILEHKPAIYMAMIETADIVAKRYGITRDAQDEYGLRSQQRIAAAQKAGLFEDEIVPMQTVMAVKDKETGEVSQHKVTVDRDECNRPGTVLEGLQALQPVREGGYVTAGNASQLSDGAAALVMMDAQQAERQGLTPMGAFRGFAVAGCEPDEMGIGPVFAVPRLLERHGLKVDDIDLWELNEAFASQALYCRDKLGIDDEKCNVNGGSIAIGHPFGMTGARMAGHLLREGHRRGAKLGVVTMCIGGGMGAAGLFEIY, from the coding sequence ATGAAACAAGCTGTTATCGTTTCGACGGCTCGTACGGGCCTGGCAAAATCGTTCCGCGGATCGTTCAACATAACGCATGGCGCAACCATGGGGGGGCATGCGGTTTCCGCAGCGGTCGAACGCGCCGGGCTTGATCCGAACACCATCGAGGATTGCATCATTGGCTGTGGTTTTCCCGAAGGGGCGACGGGCCAGAATATTGCCCGCCAGATTGCGATCCGCGCCGGTCTGCCAGTCACCGTGTCGGGCATGACGGTGAACCGCTATTGTTCCAGTGGTCTGCAAACGATTGCACTGGCAGCCCAGGCAATCCAAGCGGGTGCCGGCCCGATGATTGCGGGCGGTGTTGAAAGCATTTCGATGGTGCAGCCGAACACCACGCCAACGCCAGAGGCGTGGATTCTGGAACATAAACCGGCAATTTACATGGCGATGATCGAAACAGCGGATATCGTGGCAAAGCGATACGGCATCACGCGGGACGCGCAGGATGAATATGGATTGCGCAGCCAGCAGCGGATTGCGGCGGCGCAAAAGGCGGGCCTGTTCGAAGATGAAATTGTTCCGATGCAGACGGTCATGGCTGTGAAGGACAAGGAAACCGGAGAAGTGTCACAACACAAGGTCACGGTAGATCGCGACGAATGCAATCGCCCGGGTACGGTTCTGGAAGGGTTGCAGGCGCTGCAACCTGTGCGCGAAGGCGGCTATGTTACTGCAGGCAATGCCAGCCAGTTAAGCGACGGGGCCGCCGCGTTGGTGATGATGGATGCGCAACAGGCCGAACGGCAGGGGCTGACCCCGATGGGCGCGTTCAGGGGCTTTGCCGTTGCCGGATGCGAACCCGACGAAATGGGCATCGGGCCGGTGTTTGCCGTGCCCCGTCTGCTTGAACGGCACGGGCTGAAGGTTGACGATATCGACCTGTGGGAGTTGAACGAAGCGTTTGCGTCGCAGGCGTTGTACTGCCGCGACAAGCTGGGAATTGATGACGAAAAATGCAACGTGAACGGCGGGTCCATCGCAATCGGGCACCCGTTTGGAATGACAGGTGCGCGTATGGCGGGCCATCTGCTGCGCGAAGGACACCGACGCGGGGCAAAGCTGGGAGTGGTGACCATGTGTATCGGTGGCGGCATGGGGGCCGCGGGCTTGTTTGAAATCTACTAG
- a CDS encoding 3-hydroxyacyl-CoA dehydrogenase NAD-binding domain-containing protein, protein MSEVIAYELHGDIAVLRVQNPPVNALGHAVRLGLDKAMTRAEGEAKAVVIVGDGRSFPAGADISEFGKPPQDPWLPDLCNRIEASPLIVVACLHGTALGGGLEVALSAHYRIAVPSAKVGLPEVHLGILPGAGGTQRLPRLTGAKAALGMITTGRHVGADEALQMGILDRLEKGDPQSIGVGYAQALLDQGAPRRPVCDMPGPDPVDFDVVYADVLAKGRGQLSPATAVRAVQAASELPFFEGLKRERELFSELMATDQRHGLIHAFFSERAVSKLPELQGIAPRDVKAIGVIGGGTMGAGIVTAALLSGFAVTLIEMSDAAAKAARDRIEGNLGGALKRGKLSQEQYDALTQKALTLATDYNALSNADLVIEAVFEDMAVKKDVFAKLDAVCKQGAVLATNTSYLDVNEIAASTSRPQDVIGLHFFSPAHVMKLLEVVVADKTAPDVVATAFALGKAMRKVAVRAGVCDGFIGNRILSAYRTCADHMILDGASPYQIDKALTDFGFAMGPFAVADLAGLDIGWASRKRLAPTRDPRERVPDYPDRLCEAGHFGQKTGKGYYIYEAGKRGGTPNPEVMELIAAERASKKITPRAFSDEEIVRRYMAAMVNEAAKVVGEGIARRPLDVDMTLLFGYGFPRYRGGPLKWADLTGLPEVLKDIETFAQEDAYFWQPAPLLQELVRDGRSFDDLNKG, encoded by the coding sequence ATGTCTGAAGTGATTGCTTACGAACTGCACGGAGATATTGCAGTGCTGCGGGTGCAAAACCCGCCGGTGAACGCATTGGGTCACGCGGTGCGGCTTGGTCTGGACAAGGCGATGACACGGGCCGAGGGAGAGGCCAAGGCAGTTGTGATTGTTGGCGATGGCCGTTCGTTCCCCGCAGGTGCCGATATCAGCGAGTTTGGAAAGCCGCCGCAAGACCCCTGGCTGCCTGATCTGTGCAACCGGATCGAAGCATCGCCGCTGATAGTCGTTGCTTGCTTGCATGGCACCGCTTTGGGCGGTGGTCTTGAGGTGGCGCTGTCGGCGCATTACCGCATTGCCGTTCCGTCCGCGAAAGTGGGGTTGCCCGAGGTGCATCTGGGTATTCTGCCCGGTGCAGGCGGCACCCAGCGGTTGCCGCGTCTGACCGGGGCCAAGGCGGCTTTGGGCATGATCACAACAGGCCGGCATGTCGGCGCGGACGAGGCGTTGCAGATGGGCATTCTGGACCGTCTGGAAAAAGGTGATCCGCAAAGCATCGGCGTGGGTTATGCGCAGGCATTGCTGGATCAGGGGGCGCCGCGCCGTCCGGTTTGCGATATGCCGGGGCCGGATCCTGTCGATTTCGATGTGGTTTATGCGGACGTGCTTGCCAAGGGGCGGGGACAACTTTCGCCAGCAACGGCAGTACGCGCGGTGCAGGCCGCAAGCGAGTTGCCTTTTTTCGAAGGTCTGAAGCGCGAGCGGGAATTGTTTTCCGAATTGATGGCAACGGATCAGCGTCACGGATTGATCCATGCGTTTTTTTCAGAACGTGCAGTCAGCAAACTGCCAGAGTTGCAAGGCATTGCGCCACGTGACGTCAAGGCGATCGGCGTGATCGGCGGTGGCACCATGGGCGCGGGAATCGTTACCGCGGCCTTGTTGTCGGGATTCGCAGTGACCTTGATCGAAATGTCTGACGCGGCAGCCAAAGCGGCCCGCGACCGTATAGAAGGCAATCTGGGCGGCGCGCTGAAACGTGGCAAACTTAGTCAGGAACAATATGATGCCCTGACGCAAAAGGCCCTCACACTGGCCACGGATTACAATGCGCTAAGCAATGCTGATCTGGTGATCGAAGCGGTTTTCGAAGACATGGCCGTCAAGAAAGACGTATTCGCCAAGCTTGACGCAGTGTGCAAACAGGGGGCCGTGTTGGCGACCAATACATCCTATCTGGATGTGAATGAAATCGCGGCAAGCACGTCGCGGCCGCAGGATGTGATCGGGCTGCACTTTTTTTCGCCGGCCCATGTCATGAAGCTGCTTGAAGTGGTGGTGGCCGACAAAACCGCGCCGGACGTGGTGGCCACCGCATTTGCGCTGGGCAAGGCAATGCGCAAGGTCGCCGTGCGCGCGGGCGTGTGCGACGGCTTTATCGGCAACCGTATTCTGAGCGCCTATCGCACCTGTGCCGACCATATGATTCTGGATGGGGCCAGCCCCTATCAGATCGACAAGGCGCTGACGGATTTCGGTTTTGCCATGGGGCCGTTCGCGGTGGCCGATCTGGCGGGGCTGGATATCGGCTGGGCCAGCCGCAAGCGGTTGGCCCCCACCCGCGATCCGCGTGAACGGGTGCCGGATTATCCCGACCGCCTGTGCGAGGCGGGCCATTTCGGGCAGAAAACCGGCAAAGGCTATTATATCTACGAGGCGGGCAAACGCGGGGGCACGCCAAACCCCGAAGTGATGGAGTTGATCGCCGCAGAACGTGCATCAAAAAAGATCACACCACGGGCGTTTTCGGATGAAGAGATCGTGCGCCGCTATATGGCAGCGATGGTCAACGAGGCTGCCAAAGTGGTGGGCGAAGGCATTGCGCGCCGCCCGCTGGACGTGGATATGACGCTGCTGTTTGGTTATGGGTTTCCGCGTTATCGCGGTGGGCCGCTGAAATGGGCAGACCTGACCGGATTGCCCGAAGTGTTGAAGGATATTGAAACCTTCGCACAGGAAGATGCGTATTTCTGGCAGCCCGCGCCGCTGTTACAGGAACTGGTCCGTGACGGGCGCAGTTTTGATGATCTGAACAAAGGATAA
- a CDS encoding class I SAM-dependent methyltransferase: MTRLDLFIDRMVSQRACLNFAVEQTGNLPGPVFELGLGNGRTYHHLHEIVKGRDIYVFDRAVESHPESTPDPDHMILGDVIETLPAALRRFGAKASLIHADLGGHIPALNDAFARTLSPLIEPLLAVGGLMVSSDRMYFNDLEELPLPPGAVPGRCFVYRK, translated from the coding sequence ATGACCCGCCTTGACCTGTTCATTGACCGTATGGTGTCGCAACGTGCGTGCCTGAACTTTGCTGTCGAGCAGACCGGAAACCTGCCCGGCCCCGTTTTTGAACTGGGGTTGGGAAACGGACGCACCTACCACCACTTGCATGAAATCGTGAAGGGCAGGGACATCTATGTTTTTGATCGCGCGGTTGAATCTCATCCCGAGTCTACGCCAGACCCCGACCATATGATTCTGGGTGACGTGATCGAAACACTGCCTGCGGCCCTGCGGCGGTTTGGCGCGAAAGCCAGCCTGATCCATGCGGATCTGGGGGGGCATATTCCGGCCCTCAATGATGCGTTTGCACGCACATTGTCACCGCTGATCGAACCTTTGCTGGCCGTTGGCGGCCTCATGGTTTCAAGTGATCGCATGTATTTCAACGATCTCGAAGAACTGCCTTTGCCACCGGGGGCCGTGCCGGGCCGATGCTTTGTCTATCGCAAGTAA
- a CDS encoding ABC transporter ATP-binding protein: MKPLLQVDNLSIGFGKAPPVISDVSFAVLPGQTLALVGESGSGKTLSCRTILRILPSTARILGGSITFSRADKSVELLSLRERQMRDIRGNYISMIFQEPMRSLSPLHRIGNQVSEVLKLHDGLSERAARKTVLQTFDRVGFPDPERVYSAYPFELSGGMRQRAMIAMAMVAKPDLLIADEPTTALDVTTQAQVLGLIKDLQRETGMAVILVTHDLGVVANMAEQVVVLNNGRVMESGAANLVLSAPAHPYTQKLFNAAPLIPAVAKGAPPLEKQDLILSMSDVSKTYYVRGASAWKPKIEVNACRGINLNVPRGKTLAVVGESGSGKTTCARIALGAERPDAGGSVMFTAEQGTTPLAVHALDKTQRFAFQKQAQMVFQDPYSSLNPRMRVVDALTEPLEIHGIGNRTEQRERAAASLTQVGLNPDMLYRYPHAFSGGQRQRLSIARALTLDPVFLVCDEPTSALDVSVQDQILTLLEDIRDRMNLSYLFISHDLAVVARIADEVAVMRQGLVVEQAPPATLFYDPRHPYTKALIAAQPEPDISRPIDLNIVAQGAGSPMAWPEAFRMTETELPALTELSPGHKVRCHV; encoded by the coding sequence ATGAAGCCCCTGTTGCAAGTTGACAACCTGAGCATCGGGTTCGGCAAGGCGCCGCCGGTCATCAGCGATGTAAGTTTTGCTGTCCTTCCCGGACAGACACTTGCCCTGGTCGGTGAAAGCGGCTCTGGCAAGACACTGTCGTGCCGCACGATCCTGCGGATTCTGCCCAGTACCGCACGGATATTGGGGGGCAGCATCACTTTTAGTCGCGCTGACAAATCTGTCGAATTGCTGTCGCTCCGTGAACGGCAAATGCGCGATATCCGCGGCAACTACATTTCGATGATCTTTCAGGAACCGATGCGATCACTGTCGCCGTTGCACCGGATCGGCAATCAGGTGTCCGAGGTTCTGAAACTGCATGACGGCCTGTCAGAGCGTGCGGCGCGCAAGACTGTCTTGCAAACGTTCGATCGGGTCGGATTTCCCGATCCCGAACGGGTGTACAGCGCCTACCCCTTCGAATTGTCAGGCGGCATGCGTCAACGGGCTATGATCGCGATGGCGATGGTTGCCAAACCGGATCTTCTGATCGCCGACGAACCAACCACCGCGCTGGACGTAACCACGCAGGCGCAGGTCTTGGGCCTGATCAAGGATCTGCAGCGCGAGACAGGCATGGCCGTCATTCTGGTCACGCATGATCTGGGTGTTGTTGCCAACATGGCTGAACAGGTTGTTGTTCTGAACAACGGGCGGGTGATGGAATCCGGTGCTGCCAATCTGGTACTGTCCGCACCGGCGCATCCTTACACACAAAAACTGTTCAACGCCGCGCCGCTGATACCAGCCGTTGCCAAGGGCGCGCCCCCGCTGGAAAAGCAGGATCTGATCCTGTCGATGTCCGACGTATCGAAAACCTATTACGTGCGCGGCGCATCGGCCTGGAAACCCAAGATCGAGGTGAACGCCTGCCGGGGCATCAATCTGAACGTACCGCGCGGCAAGACACTGGCGGTGGTGGGGGAAAGCGGATCGGGCAAAACCACCTGCGCGCGCATCGCTTTGGGCGCGGAACGCCCGGACGCGGGCGGTTCGGTCATGTTCACAGCGGAACAGGGCACCACGCCGCTGGCGGTTCACGCACTGGACAAAACGCAGCGCTTTGCTTTTCAAAAACAGGCGCAAATGGTGTTTCAGGATCCCTATTCCTCGCTTAATCCGCGTATGCGGGTCGTGGATGCATTGACCGAGCCGCTTGAAATTCACGGCATTGGAAACCGCACCGAACAACGGGAACGCGCGGCAGCGTCACTGACGCAGGTCGGGTTGAACCCCGATATGCTGTACCGTTATCCGCACGCCTTTTCCGGCGGCCAGCGGCAGCGCCTTTCGATTGCACGCGCCCTGACGCTTGATCCGGTTTTTCTGGTCTGTGACGAACCGACATCAGCACTGGATGTGTCCGTTCAGGACCAGATACTGACCCTTCTGGAAGATATCCGCGACCGGATGAACCTGTCTTATCTTTTCATCAGCCACGATCTGGCCGTCGTTGCACGTATCGCCGACGAAGTGGCCGTGATGCGACAGGGACTGGTGGTAGAACAGGCGCCACCGGCCACGTTGTTCTATGATCCACGCCACCCCTACACCAAGGCGCTGATCGCGGCCCAGCCTGAACCCGATATTTCACGACCCATCGACCTGAACATCGTGGCGCAGGGCGCGGGCAGCCCGATGGCGTGGCCCGAAGCGTTCCGCATGACCGAAACAGAACTGCCCGCCCTGACCGAATTGTCACCCGGCCACAAGGTACGGTGCCATGTATAG
- a CDS encoding ABC transporter substrate-binding protein, which yields MYRLLILSILLIWGSAAAAQTPVLKESTFWQSEVERGDMPPIAARLPAEPLIVDLPAKGRSFGVQGGTMRTLVSRSKDVRQMVVYGYARLVGYDENYELKPDILSSYEIDDNRRFVFNLRPGHRWSNGAPFTSADFEYWWKHIANNKELSPTGPPEFMSVEGEYPEVSFPDRYTVIFEWSKPNGRFLQLLAEARPPFIYRPANYLKQFHKDFVDPETLAEIVEEKRVNSWAALHNKLDNMYKFDNPDEPTLQPWMSASNNSTSRYLFVRNPYYHRIDSKGVQLPYIDIVEMTVTGSGLIAAKANAGEADLQARGLDFRDVPILKKGELDGGNYVVHLWSNAVASQIAIYPNLNFADPIWRDILRDVRFRRALSLGIDRRMINRGLYFGLGVEGGMTVLKQSPFFEDENRTAWATYDVEKANALLNEMGLTERTGDGFRKLPDGRPLRFIIETAGERQEVENVLQIVTDTWRDIGVQLVMRPLDRDILRNRVYAGVTMGAVWFGWDNGIPTAMTPPTYLAPTTQDFFAWPMWGQYYQTTGQAGEPPDLEPAQRLLDLAHAWERTTDKTERSRIWQEMLEIHADQLFGIGIISETPQPVVVSKRLRNVPETALWTWEPGAHFGVHRIDEFYFDPEPVTQ from the coding sequence ATGTATAGACTGCTGATCTTATCCATCCTCCTGATCTGGGGCAGCGCGGCAGCCGCGCAAACCCCTGTGCTGAAGGAAAGCACATTCTGGCAAAGCGAAGTTGAACGCGGCGATATGCCCCCGATTGCAGCACGTTTGCCCGCAGAACCGCTGATTGTGGATCTACCCGCAAAAGGCCGCAGTTTTGGCGTGCAGGGCGGCACGATGCGCACCTTGGTATCCCGTTCGAAAGACGTGCGGCAAATGGTGGTTTATGGCTACGCCCGTCTGGTCGGCTACGATGAAAACTACGAACTGAAGCCGGATATCCTGTCCAGCTATGAAATAGATGACAACCGGCGCTTCGTGTTCAATCTGCGCCCTGGCCACCGCTGGTCCAACGGTGCGCCGTTCACCTCGGCCGATTTCGAATACTGGTGGAAACATATCGCCAATAACAAGGAACTTAGCCCGACAGGCCCGCCCGAATTCATGAGCGTCGAGGGCGAATATCCCGAAGTCAGCTTTCCCGACCGCTACACCGTCATTTTTGAATGGTCCAAGCCGAACGGACGGTTTCTTCAGTTGCTGGCCGAAGCGCGCCCGCCGTTTATCTACCGGCCCGCCAATTACCTGAAACAGTTTCACAAGGATTTTGTAGATCCGGAAACCCTTGCCGAAATCGTCGAAGAAAAGCGGGTGAACAGTTGGGCGGCACTGCACAACAAACTGGATAACATGTACAAGTTCGACAATCCGGACGAACCGACATTGCAACCGTGGATGAGTGCATCGAACAATTCGACATCTCGGTATCTGTTTGTGCGCAACCCCTATTACCACCGGATCGATTCAAAGGGCGTTCAGCTGCCCTATATCGACATTGTCGAAATGACAGTGACAGGCTCGGGTCTCATCGCGGCCAAGGCCAATGCGGGCGAAGCAGACCTGCAGGCACGTGGCCTGGATTTTCGCGATGTTCCGATTCTGAAAAAGGGCGAACTGGACGGCGGAAACTATGTCGTTCATCTTTGGTCCAATGCCGTCGCATCGCAAATCGCGATTTATCCCAACCTGAATTTCGCAGATCCGATCTGGCGCGATATCTTGCGCGATGTCCGGTTCCGGCGGGCGCTGTCTCTGGGCATAGACAGACGCATGATCAATCGCGGGCTGTATTTTGGTCTGGGTGTCGAAGGCGGCATGACGGTTCTAAAGCAAAGCCCGTTTTTTGAAGATGAAAACCGGACAGCCTGGGCAACCTATGACGTTGAAAAGGCAAACGCCCTGCTGAATGAAATGGGCCTGACAGAGCGAACCGGCGATGGGTTTCGCAAACTGCCGGATGGTCGTCCGCTGCGTTTTATCATCGAAACAGCCGGCGAACGGCAAGAAGTCGAAAACGTTCTTCAGATCGTGACAGACACCTGGCGCGACATTGGCGTGCAACTTGTGATGCGCCCGCTGGATCGCGATATCCTGCGCAACAGGGTCTATGCAGGCGTCACCATGGGGGCGGTCTGGTTCGGGTGGGACAACGGTATTCCCACGGCCATGACCCCACCGACCTACCTTGCACCCACAACGCAGGATTTCTTTGCCTGGCCGATGTGGGGGCAATATTATCAAACGACAGGACAAGCCGGTGAACCGCCAGATTTGGAACCCGCACAGCGACTGCTGGATCTGGCACATGCGTGGGAACGCACGACTGACAAAACGGAACGCAGTCGTATCTGGCAGGAAATGCTTGAGATTCATGCCGACCAATTGTTCGGGATTGGAATCATCTCTGAAACACCCCAACCCGTCGTCGTGTCCAAACGTCTGCGCAACGTCCCCGAAACCGCCCTTTGGACATGGGAACCGGGCGCGCATTTTGGCGTGCACCGGATCGATGAATTTTATTTTGATCCGGAGCCCGTGACACAATGA